A region of Clostridia bacterium DNA encodes the following proteins:
- a CDS encoding response regulator transcription factor — protein sequence MAGSRILAVDDEPDILKVIVHRLSREGHEIITASDGEEAIEVFRREKPDLVILDLMLPKVDGFEVCRVMREESDVPIIILSARGDELDRLLGFRMGGDDYLTKPFSPSELALRVQAMLRRTAGQRSSKAAEPNVIKCNGLFIDLRGHLVMLDGKEVQLTPKEFKLLWLLASHPDYVFTRENLLDQIWDSDYIGDADNVTVMVSRLREKIEKDPSNPRYIKTVWGVGYKFGGGEVQVRNAD from the coding sequence ATGGCAGGTAGCAGAATCTTGGCGGTAGACGATGAACCTGATATTCTAAAGGTGATTGTGCACCGGCTGTCCAGGGAGGGGCACGAAATCATTACCGCCAGCGACGGGGAAGAGGCCATTGAAGTGTTCCGGCGCGAAAAACCCGACCTGGTGATCCTGGATTTGATGCTGCCGAAAGTTGATGGCTTTGAGGTCTGCCGGGTGATGAGAGAAGAATCGGATGTGCCCATTATCATCCTGTCCGCCCGGGGGGACGAGTTAGACCGGCTGCTGGGCTTCAGGATGGGTGGCGATGATTACCTCACCAAGCCATTCAGCCCTTCGGAGCTGGCTCTCCGGGTGCAAGCCATGTTGCGAAGGACCGCCGGGCAAAGGAGCAGTAAAGCGGCAGAACCCAATGTCATTAAATGCAATGGTCTCTTTATCGATTTGCGCGGGCATTTGGTAATGCTCGACGGTAAAGAGGTACAGCTGACGCCGAAAGAGTTTAAGCTGTTGTGGTTGCTCGCATCTCATCCCGACTATGTTTTTACGAGAGAGAACTTGTTGGACCAGATCTGGGACAGCGATTATATAGGTGATGCAGATAACGTCACAGTAATGGTCAGTCGCCTGCGGGAAAAAATCGAGAAAGACCCATCCAATCCGCGCTACATTAAAACCGTCTGGGGGGTAGGTTACAAGTTCGGCGGCGGAGAGGTACAAGTGAGAAATGCGGATTAA
- a CDS encoding electron transport complex subunit E translates to MQHHFDDILRGLFRENPTFRMLIGMCPPLAVTTSAESGLIMGLATTAVLICSSTIISALKKLIPSQIRIPAYIVIIATFVTIVDLLLKAMLPEIYKILGIFVPLIVVNCIILGRAEAFASKMPISRAVTDAVGTGLGFTWALTFIGCVRELLGAGTLFGFQIMGESFIPWKIMQMPPGAFLTMGLIVFVLNFVEMRRARQFQQAARHQIRLVGKEAAKS, encoded by the coding sequence ATGCAACATCATTTTGATGATATCCTGCGGGGCCTGTTCCGGGAAAACCCGACCTTTAGGATGTTGATCGGGATGTGTCCCCCGCTGGCGGTGACCACTTCTGCGGAAAGCGGTTTGATCATGGGGTTGGCTACGACGGCGGTTTTAATCTGCTCCAGCACCATCATCTCGGCTTTGAAAAAGCTAATTCCCAGCCAGATTCGCATCCCCGCCTATATCGTGATTATCGCTACTTTTGTGACCATTGTGGATCTGTTATTAAAAGCCATGCTGCCGGAGATTTATAAAATTCTAGGCATATTTGTGCCTCTCATCGTCGTGAACTGCATTATCCTGGGGCGAGCCGAAGCCTTTGCCTCCAAAATGCCCATTTCCCGGGCTGTTACCGATGCCGTCGGCACTGGTTTAGGCTTTACCTGGGCTTTGACTTTCATCGGCTGCGTCAGGGAACTGCTGGGTGCCGGCACTCTGTTTGGTTTTCAAATCATGGGGGAAAGCTTTATACCGTGGAAGATCATGCAGATGCCTCCCGGGGCTTTCCTGACCATGGGCCTCATCGTCTTTGTCCTCAACTTTGTGGAAATGCGCCGGGCGCGTCAATTCCAGCAGGCCGCTAGGCATCAAATTAGGCTGGTCGGGAAGGAGGCCGCGAAATCATGA
- the hybB gene encoding Ni/Fe-hydrogenase cytochrome b subunit: protein MKRKWTFKMTPTRGVLIAIVLLGLVSSYVRFFKGLGAATNLTDQYPWGLWIAFDVICGVALAAGAFTTAAAVYIFNKKKFAPLLRPAILTGFIGYVLVAMGLVFDLGKYYNIWHPIVMWQPRSVMFEVAWCVMLYLTVLALEFSPVVFERFRRQKAIRVLHRITIPLVGAGIILSTLHQSSLGSLFLLVPSKLHPLWWTPILPIMFFLSALAVGIGMVIVETSLATRAFGLKSETPILADFAKGLPVILGIYFLVKVTDLYVRGQLGTVFTTSLESNMWLLEMVVGVIAPGIMASIPAVRRNSQGLATIGALVVGGVMLNRFNVALIGMAGAAGGSYFPSWMEISVTAMLVAAGVLVYTFIAENFNLFAGHEHAGAEEAGKNAQAA from the coding sequence ATGAAGCGGAAGTGGACTTTCAAAATGACACCTACCAGGGGAGTATTGATCGCCATAGTCCTCCTCGGTTTAGTATCCAGTTACGTGCGCTTTTTTAAAGGATTAGGGGCGGCAACCAATCTCACGGACCAGTATCCCTGGGGATTGTGGATTGCTTTCGACGTGATTTGTGGAGTGGCCCTGGCTGCCGGCGCCTTTACTACGGCGGCAGCGGTTTACATCTTTAATAAGAAGAAATTTGCTCCCCTTTTAAGACCGGCCATTTTAACGGGCTTCATCGGTTATGTGCTGGTGGCGATGGGACTGGTCTTTGACTTGGGTAAATACTACAACATCTGGCATCCCATCGTTATGTGGCAGCCCCGGTCCGTGATGTTTGAGGTTGCCTGGTGTGTCATGCTGTATTTAACGGTGCTGGCGCTGGAGTTCAGCCCGGTGGTGTTCGAAAGATTCCGCCGGCAAAAGGCGATCAGGGTTTTGCACCGCATTACTATTCCGCTGGTTGGTGCCGGTATCATTCTTTCTACTTTGCACCAGTCTTCCTTGGGCTCCCTGTTTCTCCTGGTACCGTCTAAACTCCATCCCCTGTGGTGGACCCCGATCCTGCCCATCATGTTTTTCCTGAGCGCCCTGGCGGTGGGGATCGGGATGGTTATCGTGGAAACAAGCTTAGCCACCCGTGCTTTTGGGCTCAAGTCGGAGACTCCGATCTTGGCTGATTTTGCCAAAGGGTTACCGGTCATCTTAGGCATTTACTTCCTAGTGAAAGTGACGGACTTGTACGTGCGGGGCCAGCTTGGCACCGTCTTCACCACTTCCTTGGAAAGCAACATGTGGCTGCTGGAAATGGTCGTCGGTGTGATTGCTCCCGGCATCATGGCTTCTATTCCCGCTGTACGGCGTAACAGCCAGGGGCTTGCGACAATTGGTGCACTTGTGGTGGGCGGCGTGATGCTGAACCGGTTCAACGTGGCTCTAATTGGGATGGCGGGCGCAGCCGGCGGGTCCTATTTTCCCAGCTGGATGGAGATCAGCGTGACGGCGATGCTGGTTGCCGCGGGGGTACTGGTATACACTTTTATTGCCGAAAATTTCAACCTTTTTGCCGGGCATGAGCATGCCGGGGCGGAGGAAGCCGGGAAAAACGCTCAAGCGGCGTAA
- a CDS encoding 4Fe-4S dicluster domain-containing protein — protein MISSTFGKHDEKKQSVPHDLEILPVTLPPVVRIPCQRQDLPCEVLVEPGTRVLRGQPVAVTGGAAVHSPVSGRVKQIAVMDNCEGVPATTVVVENDGLGESVELSKITGINGMTAAEIYERLNAAGIVITFVDGTTFVYGLPSPGAGIHTLLLHGWVGALNGSGGEELPPWFHEVISGLRVLFTLYPEAGLVWHSHPSPTLKTLLSEFPKARTLPGAGNSPDMPVKWAVEEIAGRPLERGASPLAEEILPVTLQQARAIHRALFLGEPYMEQLILVEGNGVRRPGYYQVPLGTDLGEVLISAEVKETELAKVVVGCALNGTSVPRLDLPVGKGVFSILTFCEDEVFHYLDRACIHCGRCYQVCQVKLLPQRIAAYAARQNWEAAKVEGVLLCNECGRCSYVCPAGKPLLQLLRLAKKMLVS, from the coding sequence ATGATATCATCGACTTTCGGAAAACATGACGAAAAGAAGCAATCTGTTCCCCATGACCTGGAGATACTGCCTGTGACCCTTCCGCCGGTGGTCAGGATACCGTGCCAGCGTCAAGATTTGCCCTGTGAGGTGCTGGTGGAGCCCGGCACGAGAGTTTTACGGGGACAGCCGGTGGCGGTGACCGGAGGGGCAGCGGTTCACAGTCCCGTGAGCGGTAGAGTGAAACAAATTGCGGTGATGGATAACTGTGAAGGTGTGCCGGCCACCACGGTAGTGGTGGAGAATGACGGTTTGGGGGAAAGTGTAGAGTTGTCCAAAATAACAGGTATAAATGGCATGACGGCGGCGGAGATTTATGAACGATTAAATGCAGCGGGGATTGTGATTACTTTTGTGGACGGGACCACTTTTGTGTACGGGCTGCCGTCTCCCGGAGCCGGCATCCATACCCTCCTTCTCCACGGGTGGGTGGGGGCGCTTAACGGGTCCGGTGGGGAAGAGTTGCCTCCTTGGTTTCATGAGGTAATCTCCGGCTTGCGGGTCTTATTCACACTGTACCCGGAGGCTGGGTTAGTCTGGCACAGCCACCCCAGTCCCACCCTTAAGACATTGTTGAGCGAATTCCCTAAAGCCAGGACTTTGCCCGGTGCCGGGAATTCACCCGATATGCCGGTGAAATGGGCGGTGGAAGAAATCGCCGGTCGTCCCCTGGAGCGGGGCGCCTCGCCGCTGGCGGAAGAGATTTTGCCGGTCACTCTGCAGCAAGCCAGGGCAATTCACCGGGCCCTGTTCCTGGGAGAACCGTATATGGAACAGTTGATTTTGGTGGAAGGAAACGGGGTCAGGAGACCGGGCTATTATCAAGTGCCGTTGGGAACTGACCTGGGAGAAGTGCTCATTTCCGCCGAAGTCAAGGAAACGGAGCTGGCCAAGGTGGTGGTAGGCTGCGCTCTCAACGGTACTTCCGTACCCAGGCTTGACTTGCCTGTCGGCAAAGGAGTTTTTTCCATCCTGACTTTCTGTGAAGATGAGGTTTTTCATTACCTGGACCGGGCTTGCATTCACTGCGGCCGGTGCTACCAAGTCTGCCAGGTTAAACTATTGCCCCAGCGAATTGCCGCTTATGCAGCGCGACAAAACTGGGAAGCGGCCAAGGTAGAAGGGGTTTTGTTGTGTAATGAGTGCGGCCGGTGCTCTTATGTTTGCCCTGCCGGGAAACCCTTACTGCAGTTACTGAGACTGGCGAAAAAGATGCTGGTCAGCTAG
- a CDS encoding RnfABCDGE type electron transport complex subunit D, whose protein sequence is MSVLKAEEKRIYHLRLITSPPPHIHAAISVDKIVYWTIGSLMPAVLWVLYLFGWPALLVLSLCVGTAVLTEAACLKLRNKPLSLMDGTAVLTGLILALTLPPTVPFWAAMLGAVFAITIGKQVFGGTGCNPFNPAVVGRVFLAVSFPEQVSNWTLPFSGGTGVPSPMDLWKAGEALPGYQSLLLGSTGSFMAEFAVVALVLGGLVLVAKGYVDWRIPLGMLAAVGIFMLLVGEDPLWHLLVGGLILGAFYLAGDPVTNPITPWGRLVFGIGVGLFTVVMRYYGQNPDALFYAVLLMNGLTPMLNRFLRAKRRGAAI, encoded by the coding sequence ATGTCTGTGCTAAAGGCCGAGGAAAAAAGAATCTATCATTTGAGGCTGATTACTTCCCCGCCGCCTCACATTCATGCGGCCATTTCCGTAGACAAGATTGTGTACTGGACTATTGGTTCATTAATGCCGGCGGTGCTCTGGGTGCTGTACCTGTTCGGCTGGCCGGCCCTGCTGGTGCTGTCCCTCTGTGTGGGTACGGCGGTCTTGACGGAGGCAGCTTGCCTGAAACTGAGAAACAAGCCTTTAAGCCTCATGGACGGTACGGCTGTTTTAACAGGGTTGATTCTGGCTTTGACCCTGCCCCCGACGGTGCCTTTTTGGGCAGCGATGCTGGGTGCTGTCTTTGCCATTACCATTGGCAAGCAGGTCTTCGGTGGAACCGGGTGCAACCCATTTAATCCGGCGGTGGTAGGCCGTGTTTTCCTGGCTGTTTCCTTCCCGGAACAGGTTAGCAATTGGACCCTGCCTTTCTCCGGCGGTACGGGAGTGCCAAGCCCGATGGATTTGTGGAAAGCCGGGGAAGCGTTACCCGGTTATCAATCCCTGCTTCTGGGAAGTACGGGTAGTTTCATGGCGGAATTCGCCGTGGTGGCGCTGGTTTTGGGAGGCCTGGTACTGGTGGCCAAGGGTTACGTGGATTGGAGAATCCCCCTCGGTATGCTGGCCGCGGTGGGCATTTTCATGCTCCTGGTGGGCGAAGATCCCCTGTGGCATTTGCTGGTAGGGGGATTAATCCTGGGAGCTTTTTACCTGGCCGGGGACCCGGTTACCAACCCGATTACCCCTTGGGGCAGGTTGGTGTTTGGGATAGGTGTGGGTTTGTTTACGGTTGTGATGCGATACTACGGGCAGAATCCCGATGCCCTTTTTTACGCTGTCTTGCTCATGAACGGTTTAACGCCCATGCTCAATCGTTTCTTGCGGGCTAAAAGGAGGGGAGCCGCCATATGA
- a CDS encoding FMN-binding protein: MKNAIKLILTLGLIAAISGGGLGAFYSFTMPIVEARQMEEMISKGFKEVLPAAQRFQAVEAQGELPAGVTQVYEGLDENNRRIGIAYEAVGTGYGGEMKIAVGIDLSTNSLAGIKVLSHGETPGLGSRIETDEAFLSQFPGKPVGDPFAVGQDVDGITGATVSSVAVTATVGTTVQQVLAYVGEE; this comes from the coding sequence ATGAAAAATGCCATCAAGTTGATTTTGACTCTCGGTCTCATTGCAGCGATTTCCGGTGGCGGATTAGGAGCGTTTTACAGTTTTACCATGCCCATCGTGGAAGCCAGGCAGATGGAGGAAATGATCAGTAAAGGCTTTAAGGAAGTGCTGCCTGCGGCCCAGCGTTTCCAAGCGGTGGAAGCGCAGGGGGAGCTGCCGGCCGGGGTCACCCAAGTCTATGAAGGGTTGGATGAAAACAACCGCAGGATCGGTATTGCGTATGAGGCCGTGGGAACGGGCTACGGCGGGGAGATGAAAATAGCCGTCGGCATCGATCTCAGCACTAACTCCCTGGCCGGCATCAAAGTGTTGAGCCACGGGGAGACGCCGGGCTTGGGTTCCCGCATTGAAACCGATGAAGCCTTTTTGAGCCAGTTTCCAGGGAAACCGGTGGGGGATCCCTTTGCCGTAGGCCAAGACGTGGACGGCATTACCGGGGCTACCGTTTCCTCGGTAGCGGTGACGGCTACGGTGGGCACTACGGTGCAGCAGGTGCTGGCCTATGTAGGAGAGGAGTAA
- a CDS encoding FAD:protein FMN transferase, translating into MGGKKLARASLWCLVLLGAVVWPGCTKEPPPRLEQLETFSMDTYFRLTTPGLTGAQKEAVINELAEMDRLFNRFSPDSDISRINAQAGQQVPVSDKTMDLLIQARDLAARTGGYFDPTIGPLAELWQIGPASKPEAQENWQPPGQAEVAQACRLVDYRELKLDPARGLVQLAQPGMKLDVGGIAKGYAVDLIAALVKSWGIENALIDFGGDYYVLGRHPEGRPWKLGIRHPRDPSRAIAVVTVQDRAVTTSGDYQRYRFYEGQRFSHLLHPFTGYPARELTSVTILAPSGVLADGLATAVFILGPEAGMALVENWPGVDCVMIDRDLNVQVSSGVKDSISFPE; encoded by the coding sequence ATGGGAGGGAAAAAACTGGCCCGGGCGAGCCTGTGGTGCTTGGTGCTTCTTGGGGCCGTGGTTTGGCCGGGCTGCACTAAAGAGCCACCTCCCCGACTGGAACAGTTGGAGACCTTCAGCATGGATACCTATTTCCGCTTAACCACCCCCGGCTTGACCGGTGCGCAAAAAGAAGCCGTGATCAATGAGCTGGCGGAGATGGACCGGTTGTTCAACCGTTTTTCCCCTGACAGCGACATCAGCCGCATTAATGCCCAGGCCGGTCAACAGGTTCCCGTGAGCGATAAGACCATGGATTTATTGATACAAGCCCGGGACTTGGCCGCCAGGACGGGAGGTTATTTTGATCCCACCATCGGTCCCTTGGCGGAGCTGTGGCAGATCGGGCCTGCCTCAAAACCGGAGGCGCAGGAGAACTGGCAACCCCCCGGGCAGGCGGAGGTGGCCCAAGCCTGCCGGTTAGTGGATTACCGGGAGCTTAAGCTCGATCCGGCCCGCGGGCTGGTGCAGCTGGCCCAGCCCGGGATGAAGTTGGATGTGGGAGGTATCGCCAAAGGCTATGCTGTGGACCTGATTGCTGCCCTTGTGAAAAGCTGGGGGATCGAAAACGCCTTGATCGATTTCGGTGGTGATTATTACGTCCTGGGCCGGCATCCGGAAGGCCGGCCCTGGAAACTGGGCATCCGCCACCCGCGGGACCCGTCCCGGGCAATAGCCGTGGTGACGGTACAGGACCGGGCGGTCACCACTTCCGGTGATTACCAGCGTTATCGCTTTTACGAAGGACAGCGTTTTTCTCATTTATTGCATCCCTTTACCGGTTATCCGGCCCGGGAGTTAACCAGTGTGACGATCCTGGCGCCCAGCGGGGTGCTGGCGGATGGGCTGGCCACAGCCGTCTTTATCCTGGGGCCGGAAGCAGGCATGGCCCTGGTGGAGAACTGGCCCGGCGTGGATTGTGTCATGATTGACCGGGACTTGAATGTACAAGTGAGCAGCGGCGTGAAAGATTCCATATCCTTTCCTGAGTAG
- a CDS encoding FMN-binding glutamate synthase family protein, which produces MSDQFRKYWPYLAWGIPVIGGYFGIKYLAEKMVKDNIKKATRLILTEKYDENMWELVSATRRFTPQTIVENSLRAQSGKAIDRPLGTPKKFPSFDDLMFNMAQLHTMPTADLKLIDLTTVIGKKAARPLRLSMPVMVSAMAYGIALSEPFKIALALGATMAGTATNTGEGPFLPSERKAAQQLILQYNRGNWNKDPEIVRQADMLELQFGQGATGGTAHTISGKDMTPALRRRFGISSHQSVTAHARIPGINSAQDLIRTIKELRKTTDGIPIGVKLGAGKYLEKDLDVALAAGVDVICLDGAEAATKGSHPILQDDFGVPTLFALIRAQNYLERTGRRKDVDLVISGGIRTPGHVLKAVALGADAVYMGSAAIFATSDVQTVKTIPSEPPTQIAWETGKYARKFNIEEGAQSLYRFLTATADEIRAGLQALGKKSLKEVGKEDLMALSKEIAEAAGVPTVYQPCR; this is translated from the coding sequence TTGTCTGACCAATTCCGGAAATACTGGCCCTATTTGGCTTGGGGCATCCCCGTCATCGGCGGGTATTTCGGCATCAAATACCTGGCCGAAAAGATGGTAAAAGACAACATCAAAAAAGCCACCCGGCTCATCTTAACGGAGAAATACGATGAAAACATGTGGGAATTGGTATCAGCCACCCGCCGCTTTACCCCGCAAACCATCGTGGAAAACAGCCTAAGGGCCCAGTCAGGCAAAGCCATCGACCGGCCTTTAGGAACTCCTAAAAAATTCCCGTCTTTCGATGACTTGATGTTTAACATGGCCCAACTCCATACCATGCCGACGGCGGATCTGAAGCTCATCGATTTAACCACCGTCATCGGCAAAAAAGCGGCCCGGCCCTTGCGCCTATCCATGCCGGTCATGGTCTCCGCCATGGCTTACGGCATCGCTTTAAGTGAACCTTTTAAAATCGCCCTCGCCCTGGGGGCGACTATGGCCGGTACTGCCACCAACACGGGAGAAGGACCCTTCTTACCCAGCGAAAGAAAAGCTGCTCAACAGTTAATTTTACAATATAACCGGGGGAATTGGAACAAAGACCCGGAAATTGTACGGCAGGCAGACATGCTGGAACTGCAGTTCGGCCAGGGGGCCACCGGGGGCACCGCCCACACCATCTCCGGCAAGGACATGACCCCTGCCTTGCGCCGCCGTTTCGGCATCAGCAGCCATCAATCCGTGACGGCCCACGCCCGCATACCCGGTATCAATTCAGCCCAGGATTTAATTCGCACCATCAAGGAACTGCGAAAAACTACCGACGGCATCCCCATCGGGGTGAAACTGGGGGCCGGCAAGTATTTGGAAAAAGACCTGGACGTGGCCCTGGCCGCCGGTGTCGATGTCATCTGCCTGGACGGCGCCGAAGCGGCCACCAAAGGTTCCCACCCGATCCTGCAGGATGATTTCGGGGTACCAACTCTTTTTGCCCTCATCAGGGCCCAGAACTACCTGGAAAGAACGGGAAGGAGAAAAGACGTGGATCTGGTAATCTCCGGGGGCATCCGCACTCCCGGCCACGTCTTAAAAGCCGTTGCCCTGGGCGCCGATGCCGTGTACATGGGCAGTGCGGCGATCTTCGCCACCAGCGACGTCCAAACCGTGAAGACCATTCCCTCGGAACCCCCTACCCAGATCGCCTGGGAGACCGGTAAATATGCCCGGAAATTCAACATCGAAGAAGGAGCCCAATCATTATATCGATTCCTCACGGCTACCGCCGACGAAATACGGGCCGGCCTGCAGGCTTTGGGAAAGAAATCCCTCAAAGAGGTAGGCAAAGAAGATCTCATGGCCCTATCCAAGGAAATCGCCGAAGCCGCCGGCGTACCCACCGTCTACCAGCCCTGCCGGTAA
- a CDS encoding 4Fe-4S dicluster domain-containing protein translates to MNRRKFLKMAGLGAAALALFPAGKAQAGIGSGHGSSPALSPEAKGMLIDITKCIGCGMCYMACQQQNGLSGTQNEVLDAETWVAVKSYEVDIKGSKEKRFVRHQCFHCHDPACVSACLVGALIKTPEGPVVYDGGKCMGCRYCMVACPFNVPKYQWDSPFPVIRKCIFCADKVKAGEPTACASACPTKATLFGTREELVAEAKARLQAEPDKYVPHIYGLAEVGGTSFMFLSDVPFEQLGFPSNVGTRPLPEYTQMALSKIPAVVVGGALVLGTAYQLTKDRGDKQ, encoded by the coding sequence ATGAATAGAAGAAAATTCCTGAAAATGGCCGGTCTCGGCGCTGCCGCTTTAGCCTTGTTCCCCGCAGGCAAAGCGCAAGCAGGTATTGGCTCCGGTCACGGGTCGTCACCTGCGCTAAGCCCGGAGGCCAAAGGCATGTTAATTGATATTACCAAGTGTATCGGCTGCGGTATGTGCTACATGGCATGCCAGCAGCAGAACGGGCTGTCCGGTACGCAAAATGAAGTATTGGACGCCGAGACCTGGGTGGCCGTAAAGTCTTATGAAGTAGATATAAAGGGCAGCAAGGAAAAACGTTTTGTCAGGCATCAATGTTTCCACTGCCATGATCCCGCTTGCGTCTCCGCTTGCCTGGTGGGGGCTTTGATTAAAACACCGGAAGGACCGGTGGTTTACGACGGGGGCAAGTGCATGGGGTGCAGGTACTGCATGGTGGCTTGTCCTTTTAATGTGCCGAAATACCAATGGGACAGCCCGTTTCCCGTGATCCGGAAATGCATTTTCTGTGCGGATAAGGTTAAAGCAGGGGAACCAACGGCTTGTGCCTCCGCTTGTCCCACTAAAGCCACTTTGTTCGGCACCAGGGAAGAGCTGGTGGCGGAAGCAAAAGCTCGCCTGCAAGCCGAACCTGATAAGTATGTACCTCATATTTACGGCCTGGCAGAAGTGGGAGGAACATCTTTCATGTTCCTGTCAGATGTACCCTTTGAACAGTTGGGCTTCCCGTCCAATGTGGGAACCCGGCCCCTGCCCGAATACACCCAGATGGCTCTATCCAAGATTCCCGCCGTGGTGGTGGGGGGTGCGCTGGTCTTGGGAACAGCTTACCAGTTGACTAAGGATCGGGGTGATAAGCAATGA
- a CDS encoding RnfABCDGE type electron transport complex subunit A, with translation MKELLLLLVGSALVNNFVLARFLGICPFLGMTRKLDAAWGMGLAASFVLVVSAMASWLVYEYILDPLGLEFMKIVVFILMIACLVQLLEMMLKKFFPQLYQAMGIYLALITTNCAILGIALIVAGSTYTFLETTVFAIGAGAGFTFALVMMAGIREELEFADVPPAFKGTSLALIIAGIMSMAFLGFSGLVPM, from the coding sequence ATGAAAGAGTTGCTGCTCTTGCTGGTAGGATCCGCCCTGGTCAACAACTTTGTGCTGGCGCGTTTCCTGGGCATCTGTCCTTTCCTGGGCATGACCCGGAAACTGGATGCCGCCTGGGGCATGGGGTTGGCCGCGTCATTTGTACTTGTGGTGTCCGCCATGGCTTCTTGGCTGGTCTACGAATACATCCTGGATCCCTTGGGCCTGGAGTTTATGAAAATCGTGGTATTCATTTTGATGATTGCTTGTTTAGTGCAGCTGCTGGAGATGATGCTGAAAAAGTTTTTCCCGCAGTTGTATCAAGCCATGGGTATTTATTTGGCCTTGATTACCACTAACTGTGCCATCCTCGGCATTGCGTTAATTGTGGCCGGAAGCACGTACACTTTCTTGGAAACCACGGTCTTTGCCATTGGAGCGGGTGCAGGTTTCACATTTGCCCTGGTGATGATGGCGGGTATCAGGGAAGAACTGGAATTTGCGGACGTGCCGCCGGCCTTTAAAGGGACCAGCTTGGCCCTAATCATCGCCGGTATCATGTCGATGGCTTTTCTGGGCTTTTCCGGGTTAGTGCCTATGTGA
- a CDS encoding DUF1540 domain-containing protein, translating to MQQQHVHCSVSNCHYWSQGNKCSANEILVTTDRLGDSLPERFDATQAKNVTPTPVNSCMETCCKSFVEKGSKNINVDGITRI from the coding sequence ATGCAGCAACAACACGTTCACTGCAGCGTCAGCAACTGTCACTATTGGAGCCAGGGAAATAAGTGTTCAGCCAACGAGATCCTGGTGACCACCGACCGGTTGGGAGATTCCCTGCCTGAGCGATTTGACGCCACGCAGGCGAAAAACGTAACACCTACCCCCGTCAACAGCTGCATGGAAACCTGCTGTAAATCTTTCGTGGAAAAAGGCTCTAAGAACATCAATGTTGACGGTATTACCCGCATCTAA
- a CDS encoding RnfABCDGE type electron transport complex subunit B → MLKEVLVSAGVMGGLGVVFAAGLAWAAGKFKVDSDPKVELLASFLPGANCGSCGCSGCSGYTEALAAGAASVDACRVVDAEAKKEICAILGVEASGTRKKQVVKVRCRGDYKLARWLAQYEGIKDCRAASLIGSSPKGCHEGCLGLGTCTTVCVFGAITLGEDHLPVVDKEKCTGCGACAAACPRRVLAVMDYDVPLVVRCNSHDKGKMVREYCQVGCLACRACVKACEQQAVSMVNNLAQVDVTKCIACGACAAKCPSGCIELTKTVSPEQKLLA, encoded by the coding sequence ATGCTAAAGGAAGTCTTGGTTTCCGCCGGTGTAATGGGTGGACTGGGGGTTGTGTTTGCGGCAGGGTTGGCCTGGGCGGCAGGTAAGTTCAAGGTGGACAGCGATCCCAAAGTGGAGCTGCTGGCTTCCTTCTTGCCGGGCGCCAACTGCGGCAGCTGCGGCTGCAGCGGCTGTTCCGGTTATACTGAAGCCCTGGCGGCGGGAGCGGCCTCGGTGGATGCTTGCCGGGTGGTTGATGCCGAGGCGAAAAAAGAAATCTGTGCCATTCTGGGGGTAGAAGCTTCCGGAACCCGGAAAAAACAAGTGGTGAAGGTACGCTGCCGGGGTGATTACAAGCTGGCCAGGTGGTTGGCTCAATACGAGGGGATCAAGGACTGCCGGGCCGCGTCCCTGATCGGGTCCAGTCCCAAGGGGTGCCATGAAGGCTGCCTGGGCTTGGGGACCTGCACCACCGTGTGCGTTTTCGGTGCCATCACCCTGGGCGAAGATCACCTGCCGGTGGTGGATAAAGAAAAGTGCACCGGCTGCGGTGCTTGTGCGGCAGCTTGTCCTCGTAGAGTTTTGGCTGTAATGGACTATGATGTGCCTTTAGTAGTTCGCTGCAATTCCCATGATAAAGGAAAGATGGTCAGGGAGTACTGCCAGGTCGGTTGTTTGGCATGCCGGGCCTGCGTGAAGGCCTGCGAGCAGCAAGCCGTGTCCATGGTGAACAACCTGGCACAGGTAGATGTGACGAAATGCATCGCTTGCGGTGCTTGTGCCGCTAAATGCCCGTCCGGTTGTATCGAACTGACGAAAACCGTATCCCCGGAACAAAAACTGCTGGCTTAA